From Mariprofundus sp. NF, the proteins below share one genomic window:
- a CDS encoding glycosyltransferase family 2 protein, whose translation MSQPEAGAKPRIGELLVGRGLISSDQLQEALDQQQAEGGRLGDILLSRRAITTVAFYDALTDHFRRGRIGDLLLERELISEYQLQEILETQKQWGTRFGDIILAKGWVKPFFLSQVLADHFDKPNIDMIKNRLDPSILDRDSLSTYSENLFVPWRRENGLLKVAVVDVTPELLQIVDRVVGEPFDFVITSKFDIIWTLQEIGNQFYTEKAVHELANIMPQFSASEVFTPKQLIFAFVWMTLSVAALTLWPINSIIALNLAISVFLLLNFALRMVLTWVGGDQYFDNLVTDEEVNAIDERTLPVYSILLPMYHESATLPHIAQALRSLDYPLSKLDIKLILEQDDDETIETAKDLGLEGIFEIIRVPESFPRTKPKACNYALHFCRGELATIYDGEDAPEPDQLKKVVIAFQKAPKNTAVIQARLNYFNVAENWLTRMFTMEYSLWFDFYLPALDALRIPIPLGGTSNHFKMDVLREMQGWDPYNVTEDCDLGVRLTQRFYRVGVVNSTTYEEANNSIPNWIRQRSRWLKGYMQSYLVHMRAPLKLYGELGHIGFWGFQFFIGGTIVSALVTPILFLMYILWLITQTMVFDPYFPSIVLYINLFNLLIANGFLIYLFMLSGFKRRYFDLIPWALTVPFYWILQSWAGYKGLWQLIHNPFYWEKTHHGLTTFEVSHDKDEGAPTHAPGPAK comes from the coding sequence ATGAGCCAGCCGGAAGCGGGCGCTAAACCTCGCATTGGTGAACTGCTGGTGGGCCGTGGGCTCATCAGCAGTGACCAGTTGCAGGAGGCGCTTGATCAGCAGCAGGCGGAGGGCGGAAGGCTAGGAGATATCCTGCTTTCCCGTCGCGCCATCACAACTGTCGCATTTTATGATGCCCTGACAGATCATTTCCGTCGTGGACGGATCGGTGACCTGCTGCTTGAAAGAGAGTTGATCAGTGAGTATCAGCTTCAGGAGATTCTTGAGACCCAGAAACAGTGGGGCACCCGCTTTGGTGATATTATTCTGGCCAAGGGGTGGGTGAAGCCCTTCTTCCTGAGTCAGGTGTTGGCTGATCACTTTGATAAACCGAACATCGATATGATCAAAAACAGGCTGGATCCGAGTATTCTCGACCGTGACAGCCTCTCTACCTATTCAGAAAACCTGTTTGTGCCGTGGCGCAGAGAGAATGGGCTGCTGAAGGTGGCAGTGGTTGATGTAACCCCTGAGCTACTGCAGATCGTGGATCGCGTGGTTGGTGAGCCGTTTGATTTTGTTATCACTTCAAAATTTGACATTATCTGGACACTGCAGGAGATCGGAAATCAGTTCTATACGGAAAAAGCGGTGCATGAGCTTGCCAATATTATGCCGCAGTTCTCCGCCAGTGAGGTGTTCACGCCTAAGCAGCTGATCTTTGCCTTTGTCTGGATGACCCTGAGTGTGGCTGCCCTGACGCTCTGGCCGATTAACTCCATCATCGCCTTGAATCTGGCGATCTCAGTCTTCCTGCTGCTTAACTTTGCCCTGCGTATGGTCTTGACCTGGGTGGGCGGTGATCAGTATTTTGATAATCTGGTAACCGATGAAGAGGTGAACGCGATAGATGAACGGACGCTGCCGGTCTATTCGATCCTGCTGCCGATGTACCATGAGTCAGCAACACTTCCGCATATCGCGCAGGCACTTCGTTCCCTCGATTATCCGCTCTCCAAGCTCGATATTAAATTGATTCTTGAGCAGGATGATGATGAAACCATTGAGACTGCGAAAGATCTCGGTCTTGAGGGTATCTTTGAGATTATCCGTGTGCCGGAGTCATTCCCGAGAACAAAGCCCAAAGCGTGTAACTATGCCCTGCACTTCTGCCGGGGAGAGCTTGCCACCATTTATGATGGTGAGGATGCACCGGAACCGGATCAGCTGAAAAAGGTTGTGATCGCTTTCCAGAAAGCACCAAAGAATACTGCGGTGATTCAGGCCAGATTGAACTACTTCAACGTGGCAGAGAACTGGTTGACCCGCATGTTTACCATGGAGTACTCCCTCTGGTTTGATTTCTACCTGCCAGCTCTGGATGCGCTGCGTATTCCTATTCCGCTTGGCGGTACCTCCAACCACTTTAAGATGGATGTACTGCGTGAAATGCAGGGCTGGGATCCCTATAATGTAACTGAGGATTGCGATCTTGGTGTACGACTGACGCAGCGCTTCTATCGTGTGGGTGTTGTGAACTCGACCACCTATGAAGAGGCCAATAACTCGATTCCTAACTGGATTCGCCAGCGCTCCCGCTGGTTGAAAGGTTATATGCAGAGCTATCTGGTGCATATGCGTGCGCCACTAAAGCTCTATGGCGAGTTAGGCCATATCGGTTTCTGGGGTTTTCAGTTCTTTATTGGTGGAACGATTGTGAGTGCGCTGGTTACCCCGATTCTGTTCTTAATGTATATCCTCTGGCTGATTACGCAGACGATGGTGTTTGATCCCTATTTCCCATCTATCGTGCTCTACATTAATCTGTTTAATCTGCTTATTGCCAATGGCTTCCTGATCTATCTGTTTATGCTCAGTGGCTTCAAGCGCAGATATTTTGACCTGATTCCATGGGCTCTAACCGTACCTTTCTACTGGATTTTGCAGTCATGGGCCGGGTACAAAGGGCTCTGGCAGTTGATTCATAACCCGTTCTACTGGGAGAAAACCCATCACGGTCTGACAACATTCGAAGTGTCTCATGATAAGGATGAAGGGGCGCCAACGCATGCGCCGGGACCTGCCAAATGA